A window of Methanolacinia paynteri genomic DNA:
TATTAACACCTGATAATTCCTGAAGATATGACCAGGTTTTTCCCCGGCGACGTAGTTCTGGCATCGATGAGCCTGAGAGGCCCGGGCGGGAAAAAGGTTCGTCCGGCTGTGGTTATTGGAGAATGCGAAAGAAACTCATTCCTTCTTTGCCCTGTTACGAGCCATATGCCCGAGCGGGGCGACTACCTCCCCCTCGGCCTCGATGCTTTTGAGAAAGGCGGTCTTGATCTCTTTGACGAGAGTTATGTCCTCGTCTCCGAGGCGGGACCGGTTGACGGCAGGTACATCCTCGGGAAGAAAGGGAAGCTTGTCTCATCGCTATTTATGGAAATTTCCGGGAGGGTGAGATTTTGAGCTGC
This region includes:
- a CDS encoding type II toxin-antitoxin system PemK/MazF family toxin, whose amino-acid sequence is MTRFFPGDVVLASMSLRGPGGKKVRPAVVIGECERNSFLLCPVTSHMPERGDYLPLGLDAFEKGGLDLFDESYVLVSEAGPVDGRYILGKKGKLVSSLFMEISGRVRF